A window of the Streptomyces sp. NBC_00454 genome harbors these coding sequences:
- a CDS encoding ABC transporter permease: MGVLGQAWDWLADGANWAGESGVWHRLGEHVYVSGIALALACAVALPTGLWLGHLGKGGGLAVNVSNIGRAVPVFAVLALFMVSPLRNAGYVPTIAALVLFAIPPLLTNAYVGMREVDRSVVEAARGMGMSGGQLFWRVELPLARPLVMTGLRSGAVQVIATATIAAMVGQGGLGRIITAGFNTYNTPQVVAGALLVAALALLVEGALVAADRLLPGAAAR, encoded by the coding sequence ATGGGAGTGCTGGGACAGGCCTGGGACTGGCTGGCGGACGGCGCCAACTGGGCCGGGGAGAGCGGGGTCTGGCACCGGCTCGGCGAGCACGTGTACGTCAGCGGCATCGCCCTGGCCCTGGCCTGCGCGGTGGCCCTCCCGACCGGGCTGTGGCTCGGCCACCTCGGCAAGGGCGGCGGCCTCGCCGTCAACGTCTCCAACATCGGCCGGGCCGTCCCGGTCTTCGCGGTGCTGGCGCTGTTCATGGTCTCCCCGCTGCGCAACGCCGGGTACGTGCCCACCATCGCCGCGCTGGTCCTCTTCGCGATCCCGCCGCTGCTGACCAACGCCTACGTGGGCATGCGCGAGGTCGACCGCTCGGTCGTGGAGGCCGCGCGGGGCATGGGCATGTCCGGCGGCCAGCTCTTCTGGCGGGTGGAACTGCCGCTCGCGCGCCCCCTGGTGATGACGGGACTGCGCTCGGGCGCCGTCCAGGTCATCGCCACGGCCACCATCGCCGCGATGGTCGGCCAGGGCGGCCTCGGCCGGATCATCACCGCCGGCTTCAACACGTACAACACCCCTCAGGTCGTCGCGGGCGCCCTGCTGGTCGCGGCGCTGGCCCTGCTGGTGGAGGGCGCGCTGGTCGCGGCGGACCGGCTGCTGCCGGGCGCGGCCGCCCGCTGA
- a CDS encoding glycine betaine ABC transporter substrate-binding protein, which yields MSKSTRVLGAALGAVALTVSLAACGGDSLEKSKDGGSSAPASAEAGKGGKLVIGAAGFTESNVLAELYAQVLKDAGYSTSITTVNNRELYEPSLEKGEIDVVPEYAATLAEFLNAKVNGAKAPTDKPVASSDVAATVAALDKLAAPLGLKALPAGSAVDQNAFAVSKEFAQKNNLKTLSDLGKSGLKVKIAAGDECAVRPFCAPGLKKTYGIDVSGIDPKGVGTPQAKQAVKDGADQLVLTTTTDATLDSFGLVLLEDDKKLQNADNVLPVVNAKDAGAPEIAAALDKITKALTTADLVELNRKVDAERAKPADVAKAYLESKGLAKK from the coding sequence ATGAGCAAGTCCACGCGCGTCCTCGGCGCGGCCCTGGGGGCCGTGGCCCTGACCGTCTCGCTCGCCGCGTGCGGCGGTGACAGCCTGGAGAAGTCCAAGGACGGCGGTTCCTCCGCGCCGGCCTCGGCCGAGGCCGGCAAGGGCGGCAAGCTGGTGATCGGCGCGGCCGGTTTCACCGAGTCCAACGTCCTGGCCGAGCTGTACGCGCAGGTCCTCAAGGACGCCGGTTACTCGACCTCCATCACGACGGTCAACAACCGCGAGCTGTACGAGCCCTCGCTGGAGAAGGGCGAGATCGACGTGGTCCCGGAGTACGCGGCCACCCTCGCCGAGTTCCTCAACGCCAAGGTGAACGGCGCGAAGGCGCCCACCGACAAGCCGGTCGCGTCGAGCGACGTGGCGGCCACGGTGGCGGCCCTGGACAAGCTGGCGGCCCCGCTGGGCCTCAAGGCGCTGCCGGCCGGATCGGCGGTCGACCAGAACGCTTTCGCGGTGAGCAAGGAATTCGCGCAGAAGAACAATCTCAAGACCCTTTCCGACCTCGGCAAGTCCGGTCTCAAGGTGAAGATCGCGGCGGGCGACGAATGCGCCGTGCGGCCGTTCTGCGCACCCGGCCTGAAGAAGACATACGGAATCGATGTTTCCGGTATTGACCCGAAGGGCGTCGGAACCCCGCAGGCGAAGCAGGCGGTCAAGGACGGCGCGGACCAACTGGTCCTCACCACCACCACGGACGCCACGCTCGACAGCTTCGGCCTGGTCCTGCTGGAGGACGACAAGAAGCTCCAGAACGCCGACAACGTCCTGCCGGTCGTCAATGCCAAGGACGCCGGCGCCCCGGAGATCGCGGCCGCCCTCGACAAGATCACCAAGGCCCTGACCACCGCCGACCTCGTCGAGTTGAACCGCAAGGTCGACGCCGAACGCGCCAAGCCGGCGGATGTCGCGAAGGCCTACCTGGAGTCCAAGGGACTGGCGAAGAAGTAG
- a CDS encoding lipase family protein — protein MPIKTTNTQQESTPQKNRRQWLRRSAAAVALTAVLGGLAAPAYAAVGTRIDTSTGTHADAGADSAQRDRGRLVSVTPLETLTRAEVVSRLSELGIDGSTVRYGITAHRLTYATVDPRGRPTTATGLLVLPQRGPARLDLVSDTHGTTAYRASAPSAGPGDNRLTPYLHAGSGRAVSAPDYLGLGGGPGSHPYMDTASAVTASVDMLKATRSAADRLGRPVTRDVYATGFSQGGQVAMALGRELSKGRDGFRLRALAPMAGPYDLSGSEIPGIVDGRVEPRTAVFYLSYFLTAQNRLHPLYKDPAEVFRAPYAQTVENLFDGNHTEEEIVAGLPATPDELLTPQWAANLRDPRGAFRTALTANDGSCDWKPAVPVRLYTGADDTDVPIANARACAADLARHGVRATVVDQGTDATHVVTAVRSAPQAVRWFDSLR, from the coding sequence ATGCCGATCAAGACGACGAACACGCAGCAAGAGAGCACGCCGCAGAAGAACCGCCGCCAGTGGCTGCGCCGCAGCGCCGCGGCCGTGGCCCTCACCGCCGTCCTCGGCGGCCTCGCCGCCCCGGCCTACGCCGCCGTCGGCACCCGCATCGACACCTCCACCGGCACCCACGCCGACGCCGGTGCCGACTCCGCGCAGCGCGATCGCGGCCGCCTCGTCTCCGTCACCCCGCTGGAAACCCTGACCCGCGCCGAGGTCGTCTCCCGGCTCTCCGAGCTCGGCATCGACGGGTCCACCGTCCGCTACGGCATCACCGCCCACCGGCTCACCTACGCCACCGTCGACCCCCGCGGCCGGCCCACCACCGCCACCGGGCTGCTGGTCCTCCCGCAGCGCGGGCCCGCCCGCCTCGACCTGGTCTCCGACACGCACGGCACGACCGCCTACCGCGCCTCGGCGCCCTCCGCCGGCCCCGGGGACAACCGGCTCACCCCGTACCTGCACGCCGGCTCCGGCCGGGCCGTCTCCGCCCCCGACTACCTCGGCCTCGGCGGCGGACCCGGCAGCCACCCGTACATGGACACCGCGTCCGCTGTCACCGCGTCCGTGGACATGCTCAAGGCCACCCGCAGCGCCGCCGACCGGCTCGGCCGGCCCGTCACCCGGGACGTGTACGCGACCGGCTTCTCCCAGGGCGGCCAGGTCGCCATGGCGCTGGGCCGCGAGCTGTCCAAGGGCCGCGACGGCTTCCGGCTGCGCGCGCTCGCGCCCATGGCCGGTCCGTACGACCTGTCGGGCTCGGAGATTCCCGGGATCGTCGACGGCCGCGTCGAACCGCGGACGGCCGTCTTCTACCTCTCGTACTTCCTGACCGCGCAGAACCGCCTGCACCCGCTCTACAAGGACCCGGCCGAGGTGTTCCGCGCACCGTATGCACAGACTGTGGAAAACCTGTTCGACGGGAACCACACGGAGGAGGAGATCGTCGCGGGGCTCCCGGCCACGCCCGACGAGCTGCTCACCCCGCAGTGGGCCGCGAACCTCCGCGATCCGCGCGGAGCCTTCCGTACGGCCCTGACGGCGAACGACGGCAGCTGCGACTGGAAGCCCGCCGTCCCGGTGCGCCTCTACACGGGTGCGGACGACACGGACGTCCCGATCGCCAACGCCCGCGCCTGCGCGGCCGACCTGGCCCGGCACGGGGTCCGGGCGACCGTCGTGGACCAGGGAACCGACGCCACCCACGTGGTCACGGCCGTCCGCTCCGCCCCGCAGGCGGTCCGCTGGTTCGACAGCCTGCGCTGA
- a CDS encoding SAM-dependent methyltransferase, producing MSTQGEARDPIDPALRPVRWRTAMERALYGPDGFYVRPGGPGPAGHFRTSVHASPLYARAVARLLLWVDEQLGLPEELDLVDVGAGRGELLSGVLAALPPETAARVRPYGVERAGRPQGLDPRIRWVQEPPGGTRGLLFANEWLDNVPLDLAENGRYVEVARDGTQSEGGPVDGRDRAWLERWWPGAGPAEIGRPRDEAWAAAVATVERGLAVAVDYAHTRDTRPPYGTLTGFRAGREVPPVPDGSCDVTAHVALDACAGPGAALLTQREALRALGVSGSRPALALASTDPAAYVRALSAAGEAAELTARGGLGDFGWLIQPVGIGDWPPQ from the coding sequence ATGAGCACTCAGGGTGAAGCCAGGGATCCGATCGATCCGGCACTGCGGCCGGTCCGCTGGCGGACGGCGATGGAGCGCGCGCTGTACGGGCCGGACGGGTTCTACGTACGCCCCGGCGGCCCCGGCCCCGCCGGGCATTTCCGCACCTCCGTGCACGCCTCGCCGCTCTACGCGCGGGCCGTGGCCCGGCTCCTGCTCTGGGTGGACGAGCAGCTCGGCCTTCCGGAGGAGCTGGACCTGGTCGACGTAGGGGCCGGCCGGGGCGAGCTCCTGTCCGGGGTGCTCGCGGCGCTGCCGCCGGAGACGGCCGCGCGGGTGCGCCCGTACGGGGTGGAGCGCGCGGGCCGGCCGCAGGGGCTCGACCCGCGGATCCGGTGGGTCCAGGAGCCGCCCGGGGGCACCAGGGGCCTGCTCTTCGCCAATGAATGGCTCGACAACGTACCCCTGGACCTCGCCGAGAACGGGCGTTACGTGGAGGTCGCGCGGGACGGTACGCAGAGCGAGGGCGGCCCTGTGGACGGGCGGGACCGGGCCTGGCTGGAGCGGTGGTGGCCCGGCGCGGGCCCGGCCGAGATCGGCAGGCCGCGTGACGAGGCCTGGGCGGCAGCCGTCGCGACCGTGGAGCGGGGACTCGCGGTGGCGGTGGACTACGCCCACACCCGGGACACCCGGCCCCCGTACGGCACGCTCACCGGATTCCGGGCCGGCCGGGAGGTCCCGCCGGTCCCGGACGGCAGCTGCGACGTCACGGCCCATGTGGCACTGGATGCCTGCGCGGGCCCGGGCGCGGCCCTGCTGACGCAGCGCGAGGCCCTGAGGGCCCTGGGCGTCTCGGGGTCGCGCCCCGCGCTGGCCCTGGCCTCCACGGACCCGGCGGCCTACGTACGCGCCCTGTCGGCGGCGGGCGAGGCGGCGGAACTCACCGCCCGCGGCGGCCTCGGCGACTTCGGCTGGCTGATCCAGCCCGTCGGCATCGGGGACTGGCCGCCGCAGTGA
- a CDS encoding sensor histidine kinase — protein sequence MQRLYDFLRRHPTGVDSFWAVLLFGFSMAAVASSQSGPGSHNLIVVPCVVALCTAVALRRKHTVPMFWLAVAAGLYQLAVGGEVNAYDFAMLVILFTVAAADVPRWLSRTALGWGLLASPLYFLRFGVDKGESGTAEIFFVLFMAIPFALAWVMGDSLRTRRAYYAQLVERNQRLENERAAQAKVAVAAERARIARELHDVVAHNVSVMVVQADGAAYVMDVAPDQAKEALQTISATGRLALAEMRRLLGVLRTGEPQESEDYVPQPDVEQIEVLVEQVRAAGLAVDFEVEGAPRKLPSGVELTAYRIVQEALTNTRKHGGPEARASVRLVYFDDGLGLLVEDDGRGAAHELYEDGGADGAGHGLIGMRERIGMVGGTLDAGPRPGGGFRISALLPLKKR from the coding sequence GTGCAGCGCCTCTACGACTTCCTCCGCAGACACCCGACGGGCGTCGACAGCTTCTGGGCTGTCCTCCTCTTCGGGTTCTCGATGGCTGCCGTGGCGTCGTCGCAGAGCGGCCCCGGAAGCCACAACCTGATCGTGGTCCCGTGCGTGGTCGCCCTGTGCACCGCCGTGGCGCTGCGCCGCAAGCACACCGTGCCGATGTTCTGGCTCGCGGTCGCCGCGGGCCTCTACCAGCTGGCCGTCGGAGGCGAGGTCAACGCCTACGACTTCGCGATGCTGGTGATCCTCTTCACGGTCGCCGCCGCCGACGTACCGCGCTGGCTCTCGCGCACCGCCCTCGGCTGGGGGCTCCTCGCCTCACCCCTGTACTTCCTGCGCTTCGGCGTGGACAAGGGGGAGTCGGGCACCGCCGAGATCTTCTTCGTCCTGTTCATGGCGATCCCCTTCGCCCTCGCCTGGGTGATGGGCGACTCGCTGCGGACCCGCCGCGCCTATTACGCCCAGCTCGTCGAGCGCAACCAGCGCCTGGAGAACGAGCGCGCGGCCCAGGCCAAGGTGGCCGTGGCCGCCGAACGCGCCCGGATCGCCCGCGAGCTGCACGACGTCGTCGCGCACAACGTGTCGGTGATGGTGGTCCAGGCCGACGGCGCCGCCTACGTGATGGACGTGGCCCCGGACCAGGCCAAGGAGGCCCTCCAGACCATCTCCGCCACCGGCCGCCTCGCGCTCGCCGAAATGCGCCGGCTGCTCGGCGTCCTGCGCACCGGCGAGCCGCAGGAGTCCGAGGACTACGTGCCGCAGCCCGACGTCGAGCAGATCGAGGTGCTGGTCGAGCAGGTGCGGGCGGCCGGGCTCGCGGTGGACTTCGAGGTCGAGGGAGCCCCGCGCAAACTGCCCAGCGGGGTCGAGCTGACGGCGTACCGCATCGTGCAGGAGGCGCTGACGAACACGCGCAAGCACGGCGGCCCCGAGGCCAGGGCCAGCGTGCGGCTCGTCTACTTCGACGACGGGCTCGGCCTGCTCGTCGAGGACGACGGCCGGGGCGCGGCCCACGAGCTGTACGAGGACGGCGGTGCGGACGGTGCCGGACACGGACTCATCGGTATGCGCGAACGCATCGGTATGGTCGGAGGCACCCTGGACGCGGGCCCTCGGCCCGGTGGCGGTTTCCGGATCAGTGCCCTGCTCCCGCTCAAGAAAAGGTGA
- a CDS encoding response regulator transcription factor, whose translation MSYPSSPSIRVMLVDDQVLLRTGFRMVLAAQPDMEVVAEAGDGLEALEVLRATKVDVVLMDVRMPRLDGVEATRRICEPEEHPKVIILTTFDLDEYAFSGLKAGASGFMLKDVPPGELLAAIRSVHSGDAVVAPSTTRRLLDRFAPMLPSTSSEPKNKEVERLTEREREVMLLVAQGLSNGEIAARLVLSEATVKTHVGRILTKLSLRDRVQVVVLAYETGLVRAGGGGSL comes from the coding sequence ATGTCCTACCCCTCCAGCCCCTCCATCCGCGTGATGCTGGTCGACGACCAGGTGCTGCTGCGCACCGGCTTCCGGATGGTGCTCGCCGCACAGCCCGACATGGAGGTCGTCGCGGAGGCGGGCGACGGCCTGGAGGCGCTGGAAGTGCTGCGGGCCACCAAGGTGGACGTGGTGCTGATGGACGTCCGCATGCCCCGGCTCGACGGGGTCGAGGCCACGCGCCGCATCTGTGAGCCCGAGGAGCACCCCAAGGTCATCATCCTGACCACCTTCGACCTCGACGAGTACGCGTTCTCGGGTCTCAAGGCGGGCGCGAGCGGGTTCATGCTCAAGGACGTCCCGCCGGGCGAGCTGCTGGCCGCGATCCGCTCGGTGCACAGCGGGGACGCGGTCGTGGCCCCGTCCACGACGCGCCGGCTGCTGGACCGCTTCGCGCCGATGCTGCCGTCGACCTCCTCGGAGCCGAAGAACAAGGAGGTCGAGCGGCTGACGGAGCGCGAGCGCGAGGTCATGCTGCTGGTGGCCCAGGGCCTGTCGAACGGTGAGATCGCCGCCCGGCTCGTCCTGTCGGAGGCCACGGTGAAGACCCACGTGGGCCGCATCCTGACCAAGCTGAGCCTGCGCGACCGCGTCCAGGTCGTGGTCCTGGCATACGAGACGGGCCTGGTCCGCGCGGGCGGCGGCGGGTCCTTGTAG
- a CDS encoding PH domain-containing protein translates to MTSETSEISESGAQGAPPVERRLHFLTPLRRAWVPIAAILGVAVQQGENIAEWVTALSLLLRAVALISLVLVFGLYGFLSWWFTHYAVTDTELRIRSGLLFRRTAHIRLDRIQAIDVTRPLLARVAGVAKLRLDVIGTDAKDELAFLSEDDAGRLRAELLARAAGFTPAEAVALGEAPERELLRVTPQDLAVSMLLTLSAWAAIIGGLTAPVAVWWLSSNPWAAAAALLPMLGAVWSGSAGRFLTEYDWTVAESPDGLRLDHGLLDRAHETVPPGRVQSVRIVEPLLWRRRGWVRVELSVAGSHNDVLVPVATRAAAHAVVARVLPGVDLAGLVFAPSPRRGSRWVVPVWWKGYGLAVSEDVFATRKGRLCRRTEIVPHAKVQSVRYSQGPWERACGVADVHVDTGANGTVTARLRPAAEAAGLLHAQAARSRTSRASARPDRWMT, encoded by the coding sequence GTGACCTCGGAGACCTCCGAGATCTCGGAGTCCGGAGCACAAGGGGCGCCGCCCGTCGAGCGGCGGCTGCACTTCCTCACGCCGCTGCGCCGCGCCTGGGTACCGATCGCCGCGATCCTCGGCGTCGCCGTCCAGCAGGGCGAGAACATCGCCGAGTGGGTCACCGCCCTCTCCCTCCTCCTGCGGGCCGTCGCCCTGATCTCGCTGGTCCTCGTCTTCGGCCTGTACGGGTTCCTCAGCTGGTGGTTCACGCACTACGCCGTCACCGACACCGAACTGCGCATCCGCAGCGGGCTCCTCTTCCGCCGGACCGCGCACATCCGCCTCGACCGGATCCAGGCGATCGACGTCACCCGCCCGCTGCTGGCCCGCGTGGCCGGCGTGGCCAAGCTCCGGCTCGACGTCATCGGCACCGACGCCAAGGACGAGCTGGCCTTCCTGAGCGAGGACGACGCCGGCCGGCTGCGCGCCGAGCTGCTGGCCCGGGCGGCCGGCTTCACCCCGGCCGAGGCCGTGGCCCTGGGCGAGGCCCCCGAGCGGGAACTGCTGCGCGTGACCCCGCAGGACCTCGCGGTGTCGATGCTGCTCACCCTCTCCGCCTGGGCGGCAATAATCGGCGGGCTCACCGCTCCGGTGGCGGTGTGGTGGCTCAGCTCGAACCCCTGGGCCGCGGCCGCCGCCCTGCTGCCGATGCTGGGCGCGGTCTGGTCGGGCAGCGCGGGCCGCTTCCTCACCGAGTACGACTGGACCGTCGCCGAGTCCCCGGACGGACTGCGCCTGGACCACGGGCTGCTGGACCGGGCCCACGAGACGGTGCCGCCGGGGCGCGTGCAGAGCGTACGGATCGTCGAGCCGCTGCTGTGGCGGCGCCGCGGCTGGGTCCGGGTGGAACTGTCAGTGGCCGGCTCGCACAACGACGTCCTGGTCCCGGTGGCCACCCGGGCCGCCGCCCACGCCGTCGTCGCCCGCGTGCTGCCCGGCGTGGACCTGGCCGGACTGGTCTTCGCCCCGTCGCCCCGGCGAGGATCCCGCTGGGTGGTGCCGGTCTGGTGGAAGGGGTACGGGCTGGCCGTCTCCGAGGACGTGTTCGCGACCCGCAAGGGCCGCCTGTGCCGGCGTACGGAGATCGTCCCGCACGCCAAGGTGCAGAGCGTGCGCTACTCCCAGGGCCCGTGGGAGCGGGCCTGCGGCGTGGCCGACGTACACGTGGACACCGGCGCGAACGGGACCGTCACGGCCCGCCTGCGCCCGGCGGCCGAGGCCGCCGGGCTGCTCCACGCCCAGGCCGCCCGCTCCCGTACCTCCAGGGCCTCGGCACGGCCGGACCGCTGGATGACATAG
- a CDS encoding PH domain-containing protein has product METGTTGETSRPEWVGLPGGLLTLRRLLLVWWMGLFTLVTALVLGLVVGPMWAAVGGFWLLVLAWGWWLLGRNWLSWRYAERADDLLITRGVMWHAETVVPYGRMQLVEVTSGPLERRFKLASLQLHTAAAATDAKIPGLAPEEAERLRDRLTELGEARSAGL; this is encoded by the coding sequence ATGGAAACGGGGACAACGGGTGAGACGAGCCGACCCGAGTGGGTGGGGCTGCCGGGCGGGCTGCTCACCCTGCGGCGGCTGCTGCTGGTGTGGTGGATGGGGCTCTTCACCCTGGTGACGGCCCTGGTGCTGGGGCTGGTGGTCGGTCCGATGTGGGCGGCGGTCGGCGGATTCTGGCTGCTGGTGCTGGCCTGGGGCTGGTGGCTGCTCGGCCGGAACTGGCTCTCCTGGCGCTACGCCGAACGCGCCGACGACCTGCTGATCACCCGGGGCGTGATGTGGCACGCCGAGACCGTGGTCCCCTACGGGCGGATGCAGCTGGTCGAGGTGACCTCGGGACCGCTGGAGCGGCGCTTCAAACTGGCCTCCCTCCAGCTGCACACGGCCGCCGCGGCGACCGACGCGAAGATCCCGGGCCTGGCGCCCGAGGAGGCCGAGCGGCTGCGCGACCGGCTGACCGAGCTCGGCGAGGCAAGGTCGGCGGGCCTGTGA
- a CDS encoding NADH-quinone oxidoreductase subunit D, with translation MTETTVGIGGAAESTDMVLNIGPQHPSTHGVLRLRLVLDGERIVSAEPVVGYMHRGAEKLFEARDYRQIVMLANRHDWLSAFSNELGVVMAVERMLGMEVPERAVWMRTLLAELNRVLNHLMFLGSYPLELGGITPIFHAFREREELQAVMEEISGGRMHYMFNRVGGLKEDLPAGWLGRAREAIADVRTRMNIYDDLVRGNEIFRGRTRGVGILSAEAVHAYGVSGPIARASGVDFDLRRDEPYLAYGELQDVLKVVTRTEGDCLARFEVLLEQTHNALDLAVACLDRMADLAPGPINQRLPKVLKAPEGETYAWTENPLGINGYYLVSKGEKTPYRLKLRSASYNNIQALAVLLPGQLVADMVSILGSLFFVVGDIDK, from the coding sequence ATGACGGAGACCACGGTCGGCATCGGCGGAGCTGCGGAGAGCACCGACATGGTGCTCAACATCGGCCCCCAGCACCCTTCCACGCATGGCGTGCTGCGCCTGCGGCTCGTCCTGGACGGCGAGCGCATCGTCAGCGCCGAGCCGGTGGTCGGCTATATGCACCGCGGCGCCGAGAAGCTCTTCGAGGCCCGCGACTACCGGCAGATCGTGATGCTCGCGAACCGCCACGACTGGCTGTCCGCGTTCTCCAACGAGCTGGGCGTGGTCATGGCCGTCGAGCGGATGCTCGGCATGGAGGTCCCCGAGCGGGCCGTGTGGATGCGGACCCTGCTCGCCGAGCTGAACCGGGTGCTCAACCACCTGATGTTCCTCGGCTCGTACCCCCTGGAGCTGGGCGGGATCACCCCGATCTTCCACGCGTTCCGCGAGCGCGAGGAGCTCCAGGCCGTCATGGAGGAGATCTCCGGCGGCCGCATGCACTACATGTTCAACCGGGTCGGCGGCCTCAAGGAGGACCTCCCGGCCGGCTGGCTCGGCCGTGCCCGCGAGGCCATCGCCGATGTGCGCACCCGCATGAACATCTACGACGACCTGGTCCGCGGCAACGAGATCTTCCGCGGCCGCACGCGCGGCGTCGGCATCCTCTCCGCCGAGGCGGTGCACGCGTACGGGGTCTCCGGCCCGATCGCCCGCGCCTCCGGCGTCGACTTCGACCTGCGCCGCGACGAGCCGTACCTCGCCTACGGGGAGCTCCAGGACGTCCTCAAGGTCGTCACCCGCACCGAGGGCGACTGCCTGGCCCGCTTCGAGGTCCTGCTGGAGCAGACCCACAACGCGCTCGACCTGGCGGTCGCCTGCCTGGACCGGATGGCCGACCTGGCGCCCGGCCCGATCAACCAGCGCCTGCCCAAGGTGCTGAAGGCGCCCGAGGGCGAGACGTACGCGTGGACCGAGAACCCGCTCGGGATCAACGGCTACTACCTGGTCTCGAAGGGCGAGAAGACCCCGTACCGGCTCAAGCTGCGCTCGGCCTCGTACAACAACATCCAGGCCCTGGCCGTACTGCTGCCCGGGCAGCTGGTCGCGGACATGGTCTCGATCCTGGGCTCGCTGTTCTTCGTGGTCGGCGACATCGACAAGTGA
- a CDS encoding arylamine N-acetyltransferase, with protein MTSGMSAGISDDAFASYLRRLGIAGPLGAPSAEGLFALQRAHLERVPYENVDIQLGRSVGIDPDLSVRRFAAGRGGYCFHLNGAFATLLDHLGYEVTRHLGGVVTEPDAEAGEGSGEASGAEAVEPAPEPEAEPAPDADVRRVSGNHLALTVRVDGEEYFVDAGLGDGPYEPLPLREGPYRQGGFGYSLERLDTVGWTYRNPGSSAAVVDFLSAPAKTADFEAEHLRLSTSEDSGFVRAFAALRRDADGIDVLRGRVLSRIDPVEGTTERVLEGPEEFYAVLEGVFGRELDDLTPVDRVALWTRVDAAHEAWLETRRG; from the coding sequence ATGACCTCAGGCATGAGCGCCGGCATATCCGACGACGCGTTCGCGTCCTACCTGCGCCGGCTCGGCATCGCCGGACCGCTCGGCGCGCCGTCCGCCGAGGGGCTCTTCGCCCTCCAGCGGGCGCACCTGGAGCGCGTCCCGTACGAGAACGTCGACATCCAGCTCGGCCGGTCCGTCGGCATCGACCCGGACCTGTCGGTACGCCGCTTCGCCGCCGGGCGCGGCGGGTACTGCTTCCACCTCAACGGGGCCTTCGCGACGCTCCTCGACCACCTCGGCTACGAGGTCACGCGGCACCTCGGCGGGGTGGTCACGGAGCCGGACGCGGAAGCGGGGGAGGGGTCCGGGGAGGCGTCCGGGGCGGAGGCCGTCGAGCCCGCGCCCGAGCCCGAGGCCGAGCCCGCGCCCGACGCCGACGTCCGGCGCGTGAGCGGCAACCACCTCGCGCTCACCGTCCGTGTCGACGGCGAGGAGTACTTCGTGGACGCCGGGCTGGGCGACGGCCCGTACGAGCCGCTGCCGCTGCGCGAAGGCCCGTACCGGCAGGGCGGGTTCGGCTACTCCCTGGAGCGGCTGGACACGGTGGGCTGGACCTACCGCAACCCGGGCAGTTCCGCCGCCGTCGTCGACTTCCTCTCCGCGCCCGCGAAGACGGCCGACTTCGAGGCCGAGCACCTGCGGCTGTCGACCTCCGAGGACTCCGGCTTCGTACGGGCCTTCGCGGCCCTGCGGCGCGACGCGGACGGCATCGACGTGCTGCGCGGCAGGGTACTGAGCCGGATCGACCCGGTGGAGGGGACCACGGAACGGGTGCTGGAGGGGCCGGAGGAGTTCTACGCCGTGCTGGAGGGCGTCTTCGGGCGGGAGCTCGACGATCTGACCCCCGTCGACCGGGTCGCACTGTGGACGCGGGTGGACGCCGCCCACGAGGCCTGGCTGGAGACCCGCCGCGGCTAG